A stretch of Lathyrus oleraceus cultivar Zhongwan6 chromosome 6, CAAS_Psat_ZW6_1.0, whole genome shotgun sequence DNA encodes these proteins:
- the LOC127098581 gene encoding protein EXORDIUM-like 5, translating to MSPLQSLLLFLSILVLFSLAVCEQNGDFQTLNTKFNPRIPLPPLRTLSSSKRFEGSSDLVKLKYHMGPVLSSPINIYLIWYGNWARPHKQLIKDFLLSISDTTAPHPSVSDWWRTVSLYTDQTGANISSSVSIAGEYADRRYSNGKHLTRLSIQDVIATAVRSKPFPVDHRKGIYLVLTAEDVTMDEYCRAVCGFHYFTFPSKVGYTLPYAWVGNSGTQCPEVCAYPFAVPEYMAGGGPGKLSPPNGNVGVDGMVSVIAHELAELSSNPLVNAWYAGEDPTAPTEIGDLCEGLYGTGGGGGYIGEVMKDKVGRTFNLNGLRNRKFLVQWVWSPILNACAGPNAIDLN from the coding sequence ATGTCACCGCTACAAAGCTTGCTTCTATTTCTCTCCATACTCGTGCTCTTTTCACTTGCAGTATGTGAACAAAATGGAGATTTTCAAACCCTAAACACAAAATTCAATCCAAGAATCCCACTCCCACCACTCAGAACCCTATCTTCATCAAAACGTTTTGAAGGATCTTCCGATCTAGTTAAACTCAAGTACCACATGGGACCAGTTCTCTCTTCTCCGATCAACATATACCTAATCTGGTACGGTAATTGGGCTAGACCTCACAAACAGCTCATTAAAGACTTTCTTCTTTCAATCTCCGACACCACCGCACCTCACCCCTCTGTTTCCGACTGGTGGCGCACCGTTTCGCTTTACACGGACCAAACCGGAGCAAATATCTCCAGCTCAGTCTCCATCGCCGGAGAATACGCCGACCGACGCTACTCCAACGGGAAGCATCTCACGCGATTGTCAATCCAGGACGTGATCGCAACGGCGGTTCGATCCAAGCCTTTTCCGGTGGATCACCGGAAAGGAATCTACCTAGTGTTAACGGCGGAGGATGTTACAATGGACGAATACTGCCGCGCGGTGTGTGGTTTCCACTACTTCACCTTTCCATCCAAAGTAGGTTACACGCTACCCTACGCTTGGGTAGGAAACTCCGGAACACAGTGTCCCGAAGTTTGCGCGTATCCATTCGCCGTACCAGAGTACATGGCAGGAGGTGGACCGGGGAAACTCTCACCGCCAAACGGCAACGTCGGAGTTGACGGAATGGTGAGCGTGATCGCTCACGAACTAGCGGAACTCTCATCGAATCCGTTGGTGAACGCGTGGTACGCCGGTGAGGATCCAACGGCACCGACGGAGATCGGCGATTTATGTGAAGGTTTGTACGGTACCGGCGGTGGTGGCGGTTACATTGGGGAAGTGATGAAGGATAAAGTTGGAAGAACGTTTAATCTTAATGGGCTTAGGAATAGAAAGTTTTTGGTCCAATGGGTTTGGAGCCCTATTTTGAATGCGTGTGCGGGTCCCAATGCTATTGATTTGAATTGA